The following proteins come from a genomic window of Bacteroidota bacterium:
- a CDS encoding DUF4783 domain-containing protein — MKTIKSFLLIITLLLGVSDLYGQTTELNAITNAIKIADTKTIYDYCENSIILNIPSANGKYSKTQARKILDQFFKDKPAKEIKFIKNQSKNQNEYYSIIEYKSEKQSLNFFVEIKRVGTSFLIQKIQILEIKP; from the coding sequence ATTACCTTATTATTGGGGGTTTCTGATCTATATGGCCAGACAACCGAGCTCAATGCAATAACCAATGCGATCAAGATTGCCGACACCAAAACCATCTATGACTATTGCGAAAATTCAATCATTTTGAATATCCCAAGTGCGAATGGTAAATACAGCAAAACACAGGCACGAAAAATTCTTGACCAATTTTTTAAAGATAAACCTGCAAAAGAAATAAAATTCATTAAAAATCAATCTAAAAATCAAAACGAATACTATTCAATTATCGAATATAAATCAGAAAAGCAGTCATTAAATTTTTTTGTTGAAATAAAGAGAGTAGGAACGTCTTTCTTAATCCAGAAAATTCAGATCCTAGAAATCAAACCATAG
- the nadC gene encoding carboxylating nicotinate-nucleotide diphosphorylase, protein MTIDTIIKNALIEDIRDGDHTSLATIPDQALGKAVLIAKEEGIIAGISIAEKVFKTVDEKLVFIPEKNDGDPINVGDKIFTVSGKSISILSAERLALNFMQRMSGIATATSRIVQVIKGTNAQIIDTRKTTPNLRILEKEAVRLGGGENHRMGLYDMIMIKDNHIDFAGGIVKAIEACHKYLKAKSKDLKIEIEVRDFNELQQVLGHGGIDRIMLDNFTPEDMKKALVQINGRFETEASGGITIENIRSFAETGVNFISVGALTHHIKSLDLSLKAIKE, encoded by the coding sequence ATGACTATTGATACTATTATAAAAAATGCCTTAATTGAAGATATCCGGGATGGAGATCATACTTCTTTGGCTACAATTCCTGATCAAGCCTTGGGAAAAGCAGTCCTGATCGCCAAAGAAGAAGGAATTATTGCAGGAATATCTATTGCCGAAAAAGTTTTTAAAACGGTTGATGAGAAACTCGTTTTTATTCCTGAAAAAAATGATGGGGATCCTATTAATGTCGGAGACAAAATTTTTACCGTAAGCGGAAAGTCAATTTCAATTTTATCGGCAGAACGATTGGCGTTAAATTTTATGCAACGTATGAGTGGTATAGCAACTGCTACAAGCAGAATTGTTCAAGTTATTAAAGGAACAAATGCCCAAATAATTGATACACGGAAAACCACGCCAAATTTAAGGATTTTAGAGAAGGAAGCCGTCAGGTTAGGCGGTGGAGAAAATCATCGCATGGGTCTCTACGACATGATCATGATTAAAGATAATCATATTGATTTTGCAGGTGGGATCGTTAAAGCAATTGAAGCTTGTCACAAATACTTAAAAGCCAAATCGAAAGATTTAAAAATTGAAATTGAGGTCCGTGATTTTAACGAACTCCAACAGGTTCTTGGCCATGGGGGCATTGATCGGATCATGCTTGATAATTTCACTCCCGAAGATATGAAAAAGGCGTTAGTACAAATAAATGGCCGATTTGAAACTGAAGCTTCAGGCGGAATAACCATTGAAAACATAAGATCATTTGCAGAAACAGGAGTCAATTTTATTTCTGTAGGGGCATTGACCCACCATATTAAAAGCCTTGATTTGAGCCTGAAAGCAATCAAAGAATGA
- a CDS encoding YihY/virulence factor BrkB family protein, which produces MKLIDQIHRLRGIALEFVIPGFDGIPFSRVLRFYFKGLLKGSINLRASAVAFNFFIALFPSILFFFTIIPYLPIPNFDDTLFKLLEDILPISTHELVIGTANDIITRPRGGLLSFGFFLALFFSTTGVNSLIDAFNQTYHTIATRSFFKQQLISVFLVLILSSLVILGIAFLICGDSLINYFVELDWIKSGFKVLTLQISRWFITIIIFFFAISFLYYLGPSKKQKFRFISAGATLSTLLIILLAIGFNYYIENFSKYNTLYGSIGTLIIIMLWIYFVAMVILIGFDLNASISNLKKIKKV; this is translated from the coding sequence ATGAAGTTAATTGATCAGATTCATAGATTGAGGGGAATTGCCCTGGAGTTTGTAATTCCGGGCTTTGACGGTATCCCATTTAGCCGGGTACTTAGGTTCTATTTTAAGGGTTTACTTAAAGGGAGCATTAATCTCAGAGCTTCTGCAGTAGCTTTTAATTTTTTTATTGCTTTGTTCCCGTCTATACTATTTTTTTTCACAATCATTCCTTACTTACCCATCCCAAATTTTGATGACACTTTATTTAAATTGCTTGAAGATATTCTTCCCATTTCAACACATGAATTGGTGATTGGTACTGCCAATGATATTATAACCCGACCCAGGGGCGGATTGCTTTCATTCGGATTTTTTTTGGCCCTGTTTTTTTCAACTACCGGTGTGAACAGTCTTATCGATGCTTTCAATCAAACTTATCATACCATTGCCACCCGCTCATTTTTTAAGCAACAATTGATCTCTGTTTTTCTGGTTTTGATCCTGTCATCTCTTGTCATTTTAGGAATTGCGTTTCTGATCTGCGGAGATTCGCTCATCAATTATTTTGTTGAACTGGATTGGATCAAAAGTGGGTTTAAAGTACTGACCTTACAAATTTCCAGATGGTTTATTACCATTATTATTTTCTTTTTTGCCATATCATTCTTATATTATTTAGGGCCGTCGAAAAAACAAAAATTTCGTTTCATCTCAGCCGGTGCAACACTTTCAACGCTCCTGATAATCTTATTGGCTATCGGGTTTAATTATTATATCGAAAACTTTTCAAAATACAATACGCTTTATGGTTCGATTGGAACCCTGATTATTATAATGCTCTGGATTTACTTTGTGGCTATGGTCATCCTGATTGGTTTTGATTTAAATGCGAGTATTTCTAATCTTAAAAAGATTAAAAAAGTATAA